The proteins below are encoded in one region of Lactuca sativa cultivar Salinas chromosome 3, Lsat_Salinas_v11, whole genome shotgun sequence:
- the LOC111903138 gene encoding uncharacterized protein LOC111903138, giving the protein MAEQVSSHTPDVGGDPYPDETLEEHKKNSDKGKEKATGACSKGEAKRPSFKTFKSNGATEFSGVVNPIVVLTWIQNTEKVFRIAHVVHEEKANYTSAMLIEKALVWWEATFEALNEYDQDNLSWEMFKTRLQGKYCPLDMRRRLEKEFLKLKQGGMTVNDYETQFNQKA; this is encoded by the exons ATGGCTGAACAAGTGAGTAGCCATACACCAGATGTGGGTGGAGATCCTTATCCTGATGAA actctcgaagaacacaaaaagaatagTGATAAAGGTAAAGAGAAAGCCACCGGAGCATGTTCAAAAGGGGAGGCGAAACGTCCCTCATTCAAAACTTTTAAGAGTAATGGTGCTACGGAGTTTTCAGGTGTTGTTAATCCCATTGTTGTTCTTACCTGGATCCAGAACACAGAAAAAGTATTCCGTATTGCTCATGTGGTTCATGAAGAAAAGGCTAATTATACTTCTGCAATGCTCATCGAAAaagccttggtctggtgggaagcaacatttGAAGCTCTCAACGAGTATGACCAAGATAATTTATCCTGGGAAATGTTCAAAACTCGTTTGCAAGgaaagtattgtcctctagacatgaggagaAGATTGGAAAAAGAATTCCTCAAGCTTAAACAGGGAGGCATGACTGTGAATGATTATGAAACTCAATTCAATCAAAAAGCATGA